A single window of Alosa alosa isolate M-15738 ecotype Scorff River chromosome 11, AALO_Geno_1.1, whole genome shotgun sequence DNA harbors:
- the cnot1 gene encoding CCR4-NOT transcription complex subunit 1 isoform X11, with translation MNLDSLSLALSQISYLVDNLTKKNYRASQQEIQHIVNRHGPEADRHLLRCLFSHVDFSGDGKSSGKDFHQTQFLIQECVCLITKPNFISTLCYAIDNPLHYQKSLKPSSHLFTQLSKVLKLTKVQEVIFGLALLNSSSSDLRGFAAQFVKQKLPDLLRSYVDADLGGNQEGGFQDIAIEVLHLLLSHLLFGQKGFSGVGQEQIDVFLKTLCRDFPQERCPVVLAPLLYPEKRDILMDRILPDSGELTKTMMESSLAEFMQEVGYGFCASVDECRNIILQYGVREVTASQVARVLGMMARTHSGLSDGIPLQSISTPGSGIWSDGKDKSDGSQAHTWNVEVLIDVVKEVNPNLNFKEVTYELDHPGFMIRDSKGLQIVVYGIQRGLGMEVFPVDLIYRPWKHAEGQLSFIQHSLMNPDVFCFADYPCHTVAIDILKAPPEDDNREIATWKSLDLVESLLRLSEVGQYDQVKQLFSFPIKHCPDMLVLALLQISTSWHTLRHELISTLMPIFLGNHPNSAIILHYAWHGQGQSPSIRQLIMHSMAEWYMRGEQYDQAKLSRILDVAQDLKSLSMLLNGTPFAFVIDLAALASRREYLKLDKWLTDKIREHGEPFIQACVTFLKRRCPSIMGGLAPDKDQPKSAQLPPETLATMLACLQSCAGSVSQELSETILTMVANCSNVMNKARQPPPGVMPKGRAPSTSSLDAISPVQNIEISMTGLNLGPSATSHTPSMPGFPTPLGGSAFSNPQSPAKGFPSLNPNPSATFGIGGLSTQQLPAPLGIGSTLGMPAVNSDPFGTRKSTPGLNPPTFQQTDLSQVWPEANQHFSKEIDDEANSYFQRIYNHPPHPTMSVDEVLEMLQRFKDSSIKREREVFNCMLRNLFEEYRFFPQYPDKELHITACLFGGIIEKGLVTYMALGLALRYVLEALRKPFGSKMYYFGIAALDRFKNRLKDYPQYCQHLASIAHFLQFPHHLQEYIEYGQQSRDPPVKMQGTITTPGSVALAQAQSQAPKAPQAGQASTLVTTATTTTTAAKTTTITRPTAVNFKKDVPPSINTTNIDTLLVATDQTERIVEPPENVQEKIAFIFNNLSQSNMSQKVEELKETVKEEFMPWVSQYLVMKRVSIEPNFHSLYSNFLDTLKNPEFVKMVLNETYRNIKVLLTSDKAAANFSDRSLLKNLGHWLGMITLAKNKPILYQDLELKSLLLEAYVKGQQELLYVVPFVAKVLESSLRSVVFRPLNPWTMAIMNVLAELHQEHDLKLNLKFEIEVLCKNLSLDINDLKPGNLLKDKDTLKNLEEQLSAPKKETKPPEEMLPVGGTTAAPSAPATTTACTATGPPTPQFSYHDINVYALAGLAPHINININIPLLQAHPQLKQCVRQSIERAVQELVHPVVDRSIKIAMTTCEQIVRKDFALDSEESRMRVAAHHMMRNLTAGMAMITCREPLLMSIATNLKNSFAAALRAPTPQQREMMEEAAARIAQDNCELACCFIQKTAVEKAGPEMDKRLATEFELRKHARQEGRRYCDPVVLTYQAERMPEQIRLKVGGVDPKQLAVYEEFARNVPGFLPSNDLSQPTGFLAQPMKRPQAENQPCNIEATVPEREQQAWATDDVAQIYDKCIADLEQHLHAIPPALAMNPQTQALRSLLEAVVLARNSRDGIAALGLLQKAVEGLLDATSGADPDLLLRYRECHLLVLKALQDGRAYGPQWCNKQITRCLIECRDEYKYNVEAVELLIRNHLVNMQQYDLHLAQSMENGLHYMAVAFAMQLVKLLLVDERSVSHITEADLFHTIETLMRTSAHSRANAPEGLPQLMDVVRSNYEAMIDRAHGGPNFMMHSGISQASEYDDPPGLREKAEYLLREWVNLYHSAAAGRDSTKAFSAFVGQMHQQGILKTDDLITRFFRLCTEMCVEISYRAQAEQQHNPAASAAIIRAKCYHNLDAFVRLIALLVKHSGEATNTVTKINLLNKVLGIVVGVLIQDHDVRQTEFQQLPYHRIFIMLLLELNAPEHVLETINFQTLTAFCNTFHILRPTKAPGFVYAWLELISHRIFIARMLAHTPQQKGWPMYAQLLIDLFKYLAPFLRNVELNKPMQILYKGTLRVLLVLLHDFPEFLCDYHYGFCDVIPPNCIQLRNLILSAFPRNMRLPDPFTPNLKVDMLSEINIAPRILTNFTGVMPSQFKKDLDSYLKTRSPVTFLSELRSNLQVSNEPGNRYNIQLINALVLYVGTQAIAHIHNKGSTPSMSTITHSAHMDIFQNLAVDLDTEGRYLFLNAIANQLRYPNSHTHYFSCTMLYLFAEANTEAIQEQITRVLLERLIVNRPHPWGLLITFIELIKNPAFKFWSHDFVHCAPEIEKLFQSVAQCCMGQKQAQQVMEGTGAS, from the exons ATTTTCCGCAGGAGCGCTGTCCTGTGGTGCTCGCACCACTTCTGTACCCTGAGAAACGGGACATTCTCATGGATAGGATCTTGCCAGACTCTGGAGAGTTAACCAAGACCATGATGGAAAGTTCGCTTGCTGAGTTTATGCAGGAAGTTGGTTATGGCTTCTGTGCAAG TGTCGATGAATGCCGAAACATTATCCTGCAATATGGAGTGAGGGAGGTCACTGCAAGTCAGGTGGCCAGAGTGCTGGGCATGATGGCCCGCACACATTCTGGTCTATCTGATGGGATTCCTCTACAG TCCATTTCCACACCTGGTAGTGGCATATGGAGCGATGGGAAGGACAAGAGCGACGGCTCTCAGGCTCACACTTGGAATGTTGAAGTTCTGATAGATGTTGTCAAGGAAGTT AATCCTAATTTGAACTTCAAAGAGGTGACGTATGAGCTGGACCACCCTGGGTTTATGATCCGGGACAGCAAGGGATTACAGATTGTGGTCTATGGGATTCAGAGGGGACTTGGCATGGAGGTCTTCCCTGTGGATCTCATTTATAGACCCTGGAAGCATGCAGAAGGGCAG TTGTCATTCATCCAGCACTCCTTGATGAATCCTGATGTGTTCTGCTTTGCTGATTATCCCTGTCACACCGTCGCCATTGACATCTTGAAGGCTCCCCCTGAAGACGATAACCGGGAGATAGCTACCTG GAAAAGTCTGGACCTGGTGGAGAGTCTCCTGCGACTGTCTGAGGTGGGCCAGTATGACCAGGTGAAGCAGCTCTTCAGCTTTCCCATCAAGCACTGCCCAGACATGCTGGTGCTTGCCCTGCTGCAGATCAGCACGTCCTGGCACACGCTGCGGCATGAGCTCATCTCCACCCTCATGCCCATCTTCCTGGGAAACCATCCCAACTCTGCCATCATCCTGCACTACGCCTGGCATGGACAG GGCCAGTCCCCTTCTATCCGCCAGCTCATCATGCACTCAATGGCAGAGTGGTACATGAGAGGGGAGCAGTATGACCAAGCCAAGCTTTCACGCATATTAGATGTGGCTCAGGACTTAAAG TCTCTCTCCATGCTGCTAAATGGTACTCCATTTGCCTTTGTAATTGACCTTGCTGCACTTGCCTCTCGCCGTGAATACCTCAAACTTGACAAATGGCTGACCGATAAAATCCGAGAGCACGGG gaGCCCTTCATCCAAGCCTGTGTGACATTTCTAAAGAGACGCTGCCCCTCCATCATGGGGGGTCTAGCACCTGACAAGGACCAGCCCAAAAGTGCTCAGCTTCCTCCTGAAACACTGGCTACCATGTTGGCGTGTCTGCAGTCTTGTGCTGG CAGTGTGTCCCAGGAGCTTTCTGAAACCATTCTGACCATGGTGGCTAACTGTAGTAATGTAATGAACAAAGCACGCCAGCCACCACCCGGAGTTATGCCAAAGGGCCGCGCTCCAAGCACCAGCAGTCTAGATGCCATCTCTCCAGTCCAG AATATAGAAATTTCCATGACCGGCCTGAATCTGGGCCCATCAGCCACCTCCCACACCCCGAGCATGCCAGGCTTCCCCACCCCACTGGGGGGCTCTGCTTTCAGCAACCCCCAGTCTCCAGCCAAGGGCTTTCCTTCTCTCAACCCAAACCCCAGTGCCACTTTTGGAATAGGTGGTCTCTCCACACAACAACTTCCAG CTCCACTTGGTATTGGCTCTACACTTGGGATGCCAGCAGTCAACAGTGACCCATTTGGCACTAGGAAGAGCACCCCGGGTCTGAACCCACCCACCTTTCAACAGA CTGACCTATCTCAGGTTTGGCCTGAGGCTAACCAGCACTTTAGCAAGGAAATTGATGATGAGGCCAACAGCTACTTCCAGCGCATCTATAACcatcccccacaccccaccatGTCTGTTGATGAG GTGTTGGAGATGCTGCAGAGGTTTAAGGACTCCAGTATCAAACGTGAGCGTGAAGTGTTCAACTGTATGCTGAGGAACCTGTTTGAGGAGTATCGCTTCTTCCCACAGTACCCAGACAAAGAGTTGCACATCACAGCTTGTCTGTTTGGGGGCATCATTGAGAAGGGCCTAGTCACATACATGGCTCTGGGGCTGGCACTGAGATATGTTCTTGAAGCCTTAAGAAAACCCTTTGGATCCAAAATGTATTACTTTGGGATTGCTGCACTAGATAGGTTTAAAAATAG GCTAAAGGATTATCCACAGTATTGTCAGCACTTGGCATCCATAGCTCATTTTCTCCAATTCCCCCATCATTTACAAGAG TATATCGAGTATGGACAGCAGTCACGGGACCCCCCTGTGAAGATGCAGGGCACCATCACCACACCAGGCAGTGTAGCGCTGGCTCAGGCCCAGTCCCAGGCCCCCAAAGCACCTCAGGCTGGGCAGGCCAGCACCCTTGTCACcactgctaccaccaccaccaccgctgccaaaaccaccaccatcaccaggCCCACTGCTGTCAACTTTAAGAAAGATGTGCCA cCCTCTATAAATACAACAAACATTGACACACTGCTGGTGGCCACTGATCAAACAGAGAGGATTGTAGAGCCACCTGAGAATGTGCAAGAGAAAATTGCCTTCATCTTCAACAACCTCTCTCAATCCAACATGTCCCAAAAG GTTGAGGAGCTAAAGGAGACCGTAAAGGAGGAGTTCATGCCCTGGGTATCTCAGTACCTAGTCATGAAGAGGGTCAGCATTGAGCCAAATTTCCACAGCTTGTATTCTAACTTCCTGGATACACTGAAGAACCCAGAGTTTGTGAAGATGGTTCTGAATGAGACTTACCGGAACATCAAG GTCCTTCTTACCTCTGACAAGGCAGCTGCTAACTTTTCTGATCGCTCCCTGCTGAAGAACTTGGGACACTGGCTGGGGATGATTACTCTTGCAAAAAACAAGCCCATCTTATATCAG GATCTGGAATTGAAATCACTGCTGCTTGAGGCCTATGTCAAAGGCCAGCAGGAGCTGCTGTATGTGGTACCATTTGTTGCCAAAGTCCTTGAGTCCAGCCTCCGCAGCGTG GTCTTCAGACCCCTGAATCCTTGGACAATGGCCATTATGAATGTACTGGCAGAGCTGCATCAGGAACACGACTTAAAG TTGAACCTGAAGTTTGAAATTGAGGTTCTGTGTAAGAACTTGTCACTGGACATCAACGACCTGAAGCCGGGGAACCTGCTGAAGGACAAGGACACACTGAAGAACCTGGAGGAGCAGCTGTCTGCACCAAAGAAGGAGACCAAGCCGCCTGAAGAGATGTTGCCTGTAGGAGGTACTACAG CTGCTCCCTCAGCTCCGGCCACTACCACAGCCTGCACCGCTACCGGTCCCCCCACGCCTCAGTTTAGCTACCATGACATCAATGTGTATGCCCTAGCAGGGCTGGCCCCGCacataaacatcaacatcaat ATCCCCCTGTTGCAGGCCCACCCTCAGCTGAAGCAGTGTGTGCGGCAGTCCATCGAGCGCGCTGTGCAGGAGCTGGTGCACCCTGTGGTGGACCGCTCCATTAAGATCGCCATGACCACCTGCGAGCAGATCGTCAGGAAGGACTTTGCACTGGACTCGGAGGAGTCCCGCATGCGGGTGGCTGCCCATCACATGATGCGCAACCTGACCGCCGGCATGGCTATGATCACCTGTAGAGAGCCACTCCTCATGAGCATCGCCACCAACCTCAAGAACAGCTTTGCTGCAGCACTTAGG GCTCCCACCcctcagcagagagagatgatggaggaGGCGGCCGCTCGCATTGCCCAGGACAACTGCGAGCTGGCTTGTTGCTTCATTCAGAAGACAGCCGTGGAGAAGGCCGGTCCCGAGATGGACAAACGGCTGGCCACA GAGTTTGAATTAAGGAAGCATGCCCGCCAGGAGGGCCGGCGCTACTGCGACCCCGTGGTGCTCACCTACCAGGCCGAGCGCATGCCCGAGCAGATCAGACTGAAG GTGGGTGGTGTGGACCCAAAGCAGCTGGCTGTTTATGAGGAGTTTGCCCGAAATGTCCCTGGCTTCCTCCCAAGCAATGATCTGTCTCAGCCCACAGGATTCCTGGCCCAACCAATGAAG cgtccccaggcggaaaaccaaccttgcaacattgaggctaccgtcccggaaagagaa CAGCAGGCATGGGCCACTGATGACGTGGCTCAGATCTATGACAAGTGCATTGCAGATCTGGAGCAGCACTTGCATGCCATCCCCCCAGCCCTGGCCATGAACCCACAGACCCAGGCTCTGCGCAGCCTGCTGGAGGCCGTGGTGCTCGCACGCAACTCCCGTGATGGCATCGCCGCCCTGGGCCTGCTCCAGAAG GCTGTGGAGGGCTTGCTGGATGCCACCAGTGGTGCAGATCCAGACCTGCTCCTGCGCTACAGAGAATGCCACCTGCTGGTGCTCAAAGCACTCCAGGATGGACGGGCCTACGGCCCACAGTGGTGCAACAAGCAGATCACCAG ATGCCTGATTGAATGCCGTGACGAGTACAAATACAATGTGGAGGCAGTGGAGCTGCTGATCAGGAATCACCTGGTGAACATGCAGCAGTATGACCTGCATCTGGCACAG TCGATGGAGAACGGGCTGCATTACATGGCAGTGGCATTCGCCATGCAGCTGGTCAAGTTGCTGCTCGTAGATGAGCGCAGCGTGAGCCACATCACAGAGGCCGACCTCTTTCACACCATCGAGACCCTGATGAGGACCAGCGCCCACTCCAGAGCTAATGCCCCAGAAgg GCTGCCCCAGCTGATGGATGTGGTCCGCTCCAACTATGAAGCCATGATTGACCGTGCTCACGGCGGTCCCAACTTCATGATGCACTCTGGGATCTCCCAGGCATCTGAGTACGATGACCCTCCAGGCCTCCGAGAGAAGGCCGAGTACCTGCTGAGGGAGTGGGTCAACCTGTACCATTCTGCAGCCGCCGGCCGGGACAGTACCAAAGCCTTCTCTGCTTTTGTGGGCCAG ATGCACCAGCAGGGCATTCTCAAGACGGATGACTTGATCACGCGCTTCTTCCGTCTCTGCACTGAGATGTGTGTGGAGATCAGCTACCGGGCGCAAGCAGAGCAGCAGCACAACCCTGCTGCCAGCGCAGCCATCATCAGAGCCAAATGCTACCACAACCTGGATGCCTTTGTGCGCCTCATCGCTCTTCTGGTCAAACACTCTGGAGAGGCCACCAACACGGTCACCAAGATCAACCTGCTCAACAAA GTGCTCGGCATTGTGGTCGGTGTTCTGATCCAGGACCATGATGTGAGACAGACGGAGTTCCAGCAGCTGCCTTACCACCGCATCTTCAtcatgctgctgctggagctcaATGCCCCTGAGCACGTCCTGGAGACCATCAACTTCCAGACCCTCACTGCCTTCTG CAATACCTTTCACATCTTGAGGCCTACAAAAGCCCCTGGCTTTGTCTACGCATGGCTGGAGCTGATTTCTCACAGAATCTTCATTGCCAGAATGCTAGCACACACCCCACAGCAGAAG gGTTGGCCTATGTATGCCCAGCTGCTCATTGATCTGTTCAAGTACTTAGCCCCCTTCCTGAGGAATGTCGAGCTCAACAAACCTATGCAAATCCTGTACAAG GGCACTCTCCGTGTGCTTCTGGTCCTGCTCCATGATTTCCCAGAATTTCTGTGTGACTACCATTATGGCTTCTGTGACGTCATCCCTCCCAACTGCATCCAGCTGCGAAACCTGATCCTGAGTGCCTTCCCTCGCAACATGAGACTTCCAGACCCCTTCACCCCCAATCTGAAG GTGGACATGTTGAGTGAAATTAACATTGCTCCACGCATCCTCACTAACTTTACTGGAGTGATGCCCTCCCAATTTAAGAAGGATCTGGACTCCTACCTGAAGACGCGCTCTCCTGTCACCTTCCTCTCTGAGCTGCGCAGCAACCTGCAG GTGTCCAATGAGCCTGGCAATCGCTACAATATTCAGCTGATCAATGCGCTGGTGTTGTATGTGGGCACTCAGGCCATCGCTCACATTCACAACAAGGGCAGCACCCCCTCTATGAGCACcatcacacactctgcacacatgGACATCTTCCAGAACCTTGCTGTGGACCTGGACACTGAGG GCCGCTATCTGTTCCTGAACGCAATTGCCAACCAGCTCCGCTACCCGAACAGCCACACACATTACTTCAGCTGCACCATGCTTTACTTGTTTGCTGAAGCTAACACAGAGGCTATTCAGGAGCAAATCACCAG GGTCCTGCTGGAGAGGCTGATTGTGAACAGGCCGCATCCATGGGGATTGCTCATCACCTTCATTGAGCTCATCAAGAACCCGGCCTTTAAGTTCTGGAGCCACGACTTTGTCCACTGCGCTCCAGAGATCGAGAA GTTGTTCCAGTCGGTGGCTCAGTGCTGTATGGGGCAGAAGCAGGCCCAGCAGGTGATGGAGGGCACAGGGGCCAGCTAG